The following are encoded together in the Nymphaea colorata isolate Beijing-Zhang1983 chromosome 14, ASM883128v2, whole genome shotgun sequence genome:
- the LOC116267486 gene encoding protein PELPK1-like, whose product MKSLPNLNGRYLLEAADESKAAEEVNPHDRNTFPTIPTLPQLPEFPTCQPKFPEIPKLPVPKFPEIPHQTDGHDLPEMKFPEIPNPFDHHLPELPKFSEVPKPTLPHEVPDVHLPEPTLPELPHEFPAFPLLEFPTVPYKPTSP is encoded by the exons ATGAAGTCGTTGCCGAATTTGAACG GGCGCTATCTATTGGAAGCTGCTGATGAGAGCAAGGCAGCAGAGGAGGTGAACCCACATGATCGCAACACTTTCCCAACAATACCAACCTTGCCCCAGCTGCCTGAATTCCCAACCTGCCAGCCTAAATTCCCGGAGATCCCCAAGTTACCGGTGCCCAAATTCCCAGAAATTCCCCACCAAACTGATGGTCATGATCTGCCTGAGATGAAGTTCCCGGAAATCCCCAACCCATTCGATCATCACCTGCCGGAGCTGCCCAAATTCTCAGAGGTCCCCAAACCAACTCTCCCTCATGAAGTTCCAGATGTTCATCTGCCTGAGCCTACTCTTCCTGAGTTGCCTCACGAGTTTCCTGCTTTTCCCCTACTTGAATTTCCCACAGTTCCTTACAAGCCCACTTCACCATGA